One Deinococcus aestuarii DNA segment encodes these proteins:
- a CDS encoding NAD(P)-dependent alcohol dehydrogenase, with the protein MPWPFPQRDEVLIRVRASSVNGTDLRLRRGGLGLIGRLQLPLTPGFDVAGEVAACGPAVTAFRPGERVYAVVGHGGGGAAEYVTIRQSRVAAAPQGVPLAQAAAVPLAGLTALQALRGLGRLRPGERVLVYGAAGGIGAFAVLLARLFGAHVTGVARASKLDFVRELGAHEVLATGEADLGGRGGRWDLILDTPPALSFARVEGALTPGGRVISTKPFPSSPAEVRASLHRPQPRFASVRTAERGLDLGLLTRLIDAGELRVPLDRTFALEEITAAHAYAEGPEVRGKVVVTVDESPPETR; encoded by the coding sequence GTGCCCTGGCCCTTCCCCCAGCGGGACGAGGTGCTGATCCGGGTGCGCGCGTCGAGCGTGAACGGCACCGACCTGCGGCTGCGCCGGGGCGGGCTGGGCCTCATCGGCAGGCTGCAACTGCCGCTCACGCCGGGTTTCGACGTGGCGGGCGAGGTCGCCGCGTGCGGTCCGGCGGTCACCGCCTTCCGTCCGGGCGAGCGGGTGTACGCCGTCGTCGGGCACGGGGGCGGGGGTGCGGCGGAGTACGTGACGATCCGGCAGTCGCGGGTGGCCGCCGCCCCGCAGGGCGTGCCGCTCGCGCAGGCGGCGGCGGTGCCCCTCGCCGGGCTCACCGCGTTGCAAGCGCTCCGGGGGCTGGGAAGGCTGCGCCCCGGCGAACGGGTCCTCGTGTACGGGGCGGCGGGCGGCATCGGCGCCTTCGCGGTGCTCCTCGCGCGGCTCTTCGGCGCCCACGTGACGGGGGTGGCCCGCGCCTCCAAACTCGATTTCGTGCGGGAACTCGGCGCCCACGAGGTCCTCGCCACCGGGGAGGCCGACCTCGGCGGGCGGGGCGGGCGGTGGGACCTGATTCTCGACACGCCCCCCGCCCTGTCCTTCGCGCGGGTGGAGGGGGCCCTCACGCCGGGGGGGAGGGTGATCAGCACCAAGCCCTTTCCCAGTTCCCCCGCCGAGGTGCGCGCCTCCCTGCACCGCCCCCAGCCCCGTTTCGCCTCGGTGCGGACGGCGGAGCGCGGGCTCGACCTCGGCCTGCTGACCCGATTGATCGACGCCGGCGAGCTGCGGGTGCCCCTCGACCGCACCTTCGCGCTGGAGGAGATCACCGCCGCCCACGCCTACGCGGAAGGGCCCGAGGTGCGCGGCAAGGTCGTCGTGACGGTCGATGAAAGCCCGCCGGAAACCCGGTAG
- the nadE gene encoding ammonia-dependent NAD(+) synthetase gives MPADPALRAHILRELHVRPDIDPAAEVERRVAFLVNYLGQTPARGFVLGISGGQDSTLAGRLCQLAAERVREGGGECTFVAMRLPYGTQADEADAQTALGFIRPDRSLTVNIKAAADASAGAAHDALGTPLRDFVRGNIKARERMIAQYAVAGQENLLVVGTDHAAEAVTGFFTKYGDGGVDLTPLTGLTKRQGARLLGHLGAPESTWRKVPTADLEDDRPGLPDEVALGLTYRQIDDYLEGHEVPGEVAERLERLFLATRHKRAVPVTPFGEEPGKLG, from the coding sequence ATGCCTGCCGACCCTGCCCTCCGCGCCCACATCCTCCGCGAGCTGCACGTCCGGCCCGACATCGACCCCGCCGCCGAGGTCGAGCGCCGGGTGGCCTTCCTGGTGAATTACCTGGGGCAGACCCCGGCGCGCGGCTTCGTGCTGGGGATCAGCGGCGGCCAGGACAGCACCCTCGCCGGGCGGCTGTGCCAGCTCGCCGCCGAGCGGGTGCGCGAGGGAGGCGGGGAGTGCACTTTCGTCGCCATGCGGCTGCCGTACGGAACGCAGGCGGACGAGGCCGACGCCCAGACCGCCCTGGGCTTCATCCGCCCGGACCGGAGCCTCACCGTGAACATCAAGGCGGCGGCGGACGCGAGCGCGGGGGCGGCCCACGACGCGCTGGGCACGCCGCTGCGCGACTTCGTGCGGGGGAACATCAAGGCGCGCGAGCGGATGATCGCCCAGTACGCGGTCGCCGGGCAGGAAAACCTCCTCGTCGTGGGCACCGACCACGCCGCCGAGGCGGTGACGGGCTTTTTCACCAAGTACGGCGACGGCGGGGTGGACCTCACGCCACTGACCGGCCTGACGAAACGGCAGGGCGCTCGGCTCCTGGGGCACCTCGGCGCCCCGGAGAGCACCTGGCGCAAGGTGCCCACCGCCGACCTGGAGGACGACCGCCCCGGCCTCCCCGACGAGGTGGCCCTGGGCCTGACCTACCGCCAGATCGACGACTACCTGGAGGGCCACGAGGTGCCGGGCGAGGTGGCCGAGCGGCTGGAACGGCTCTTTCTGGCGACCCGGCACAAGCGGGCGGTGCCGGTGACGCCGTTCGGCGAGGAGCCGGGGAAGCTGGGGTGA
- a CDS encoding SDR family NAD(P)-dependent oxidoreductase, which yields MSRRSPRLSKRLLLAAGIGLFAARRTLVTPYALSGRRVLITGGSRGLGLALAREFTARGARVVLLARSAAELERAAADLRGRGATVHTVTGDLTVAADIERAVEEVARVYGGLDVLVHNAGLIQVGPLENMTEADFREITEINAFAPLRLTRTALPLLRASRGRVLIVSSIGGKVAVPHLAPYSFSKFAVTGLGQALRAELAREGVGVTTACPWLMQTGSPRHALVKGQVTKEYTLFATLDNLPLLSLDTTVAARRMVDALVRGDAEAMIGGPALLMRYAQALAPQLTADLLALGNRFLPGPSTGDRAVPGASAETALTRKNPIKRASEAEFNEGGSVSPGGEEPS from the coding sequence ATGAGCCGACGTTCTCCCCGTCTTTCCAAGCGTCTGCTGCTCGCCGCCGGAATCGGGCTGTTCGCCGCCCGGCGGACGCTGGTGACTCCCTACGCCCTGAGCGGCAGGCGCGTGCTGATCACGGGCGGGTCGCGCGGCCTGGGGCTGGCGCTCGCCCGCGAGTTCACGGCTCGGGGGGCCCGGGTCGTCCTGCTGGCCCGCAGCGCCGCCGAGCTGGAGCGCGCCGCCGCCGATCTGCGGGGCCGGGGGGCCACCGTCCACACCGTGACGGGCGACCTGACCGTGGCCGCCGACATCGAGCGCGCGGTCGAGGAGGTCGCCCGGGTGTACGGCGGCCTCGACGTGCTCGTGCACAACGCGGGGCTGATTCAGGTCGGGCCGCTGGAGAACATGACGGAAGCCGACTTCCGCGAGATCACGGAGATCAACGCCTTCGCGCCCCTGCGCCTCACCCGCACGGCCCTGCCCCTGCTGCGCGCCTCGCGGGGGCGGGTGCTGATCGTGTCCTCCATCGGCGGGAAGGTCGCCGTGCCCCACCTCGCCCCGTACTCCTTCAGCAAGTTCGCCGTCACCGGGCTCGGGCAGGCCCTGCGCGCCGAACTCGCCCGCGAGGGGGTGGGGGTGACCACCGCCTGCCCCTGGCTGATGCAGACCGGCAGCCCGCGCCACGCCCTCGTGAAGGGACAGGTCACGAAGGAATACACCCTCTTCGCCACCTTGGATAACCTGCCCCTGTTGTCCCTCGACACGACCGTCGCCGCCCGCCGGATGGTGGACGCCCTCGTGCGCGGCGACGCCGAGGCCATGATCGGCGGCCCCGCCCTGTTGATGCGCTACGCCCAGGCCCTCGCCCCGCAACTCACCGCCGACCTCCTGGCGCTGGGAAACCGCTTCCTGCCCGGCCCCTCCACCGGGGACCGCGCGGTGCCGGGCGCGAGTGCCGAGACGGCCCTGACCCGGAAAAACCCCATCAAGCGCGCGTCGGAGGCCGAGTTCAACGAGGGGGGCAGCGTCTCCCCAGGGGGCGAGGAGCCGTCCTGA
- a CDS encoding histidine triad nucleotide-binding protein has translation MTNAEPAPDSARTRTLFERIIARELPSDVVYEDDGYIAIRDIAPKAPIHLLVIPKKVTARVDEITDAAEMGDLWLTAVKVARQHAPDYRLVVNCGPGGGQVVFHTHVHILAGWEQGPESDVL, from the coding sequence ATGACCAACGCCGAGCCCGCCCCCGACTCCGCCCGGACCCGCACCCTCTTCGAGCGCATCATCGCCCGCGAGCTCCCCAGCGACGTGGTGTACGAGGACGACGGCTACATCGCCATCCGCGACATCGCCCCCAAGGCGCCCATCCACCTCCTCGTGATCCCCAAGAAGGTCACGGCCCGCGTGGACGAGATCACGGACGCTGCCGAGATGGGTGACCTCTGGCTCACGGCCGTCAAGGTCGCCCGCCAGCACGCGCCGGACTACCGCCTCGTCGTGAACTGCGGTCCCGGCGGCGGGCAGGTGGTCTTCCACACCCACGTCCACATCCTCGCGGGGTGGGAGCAGGGACCGGAGAGCGACGTTTTGTGA
- a CDS encoding HAD family hydrolase, producing the protein MKNIKFGAVLFDLDGVLVDSEALANAVWLEALAEHGLRLDREVLLARAVGGTHEALFDWLRAEHGWERPGTFVSLMDERLAAAFQGTPAIEGAADTLRALSAAGLPFAVASNSQRGRLHLKLAAAGLAGLVGEHAYDPAHVGGRGKPLPDLYLHAAAALGVSPTRCLVVEDSVTGLRAGVAAGATVWGLLAGGHAHPDGAGALLGAGAARVLSTHAELREALGLSVPA; encoded by the coding sequence ATGAAGAATATCAAGTTCGGCGCCGTCCTCTTCGACCTCGACGGCGTGCTGGTGGACAGCGAGGCGCTGGCGAACGCGGTCTGGCTGGAGGCGCTGGCGGAACACGGGCTGCGGCTCGACCGGGAGGTCCTGCTGGCGCGGGCGGTCGGCGGCACCCACGAGGCGCTCTTCGACTGGCTGCGCGCCGAGCACGGCTGGGAGCGGCCCGGCACCTTTGTCTCCCTGATGGACGAGCGCCTCGCCGCCGCTTTCCAGGGCACGCCCGCCATCGAGGGCGCGGCGGACACCCTGCGGGCGCTGAGTGCGGCGGGCCTCCCCTTCGCGGTGGCGAGCAACAGCCAGCGGGGCCGCCTGCACCTCAAGCTCGCGGCGGCGGGCCTCGCGGGGCTGGTGGGCGAGCACGCCTACGACCCGGCCCACGTCGGTGGGCGCGGCAAGCCCCTTCCCGACCTGTACCTCCACGCGGCGGCGGCCCTGGGGGTCTCCCCCACCCGCTGCCTCGTCGTCGAGGACAGCGTGACGGGCCTGCGGGCGGGTGTGGCGGCGGGGGCGACCGTCTGGGGCCTCCTCGCGGGCGGCCACGCGCACCCGGACGGCGCGGGGGCGCTGCTGGGCGCGGGCGCCGCGCGGGTGCTGTCCACACACGCCGAGTTGCGGGAGGCGCTGGGCCTGAGCGTTCCCGCCTGA
- a CDS encoding PadR family transcriptional regulator, which translates to MVRSPNSSPHTRAVLAALLSAHPAPSYGYDLSRATELRSGTLYPILRRLHAQGYLAAEWEDSPHAGKPPRHVYTLTGEGLRLAREVKRSAAAARTKGALT; encoded by the coding sequence ATGGTCCGCTCCCCCAACTCCAGCCCTCACACGCGCGCCGTCCTCGCCGCCCTGCTGTCCGCGCATCCCGCCCCCAGCTACGGCTACGACCTGAGCCGGGCGACGGAGCTGAGGAGTGGAACGCTCTACCCGATCCTCCGGCGGCTGCACGCGCAGGGGTATCTGGCGGCGGAATGGGAGGACTCGCCGCACGCGGGCAAACCGCCCCGGCACGTCTACACGCTGACCGGGGAGGGGCTGAGGCTGGCGCGGGAGGTCAAGAGGTCGGCTGCGGCCGCTCGCACGAAAGGGGCGCTGACGTGA